From Schizosaccharomyces pombe strain 972h- genome assembly, chromosome: II, the proteins below share one genomic window:
- the cha4 gene encoding transcription factor Cha4, whose protein sequence is MQMKPRQDKKNQEIFRISCQRCRQRKIKCDRLHPCFQCVKSNSQCFYPEDPIRRRAPKEYVEALERQIAFFEAFVKKLAKVGSDEQSLMIQDMNNKIVNEGNEYDQTPDISARKRRKHFRMLPQNNFRYFQFYGTTNVISASNLTTTSEIPTFKFPIFSKRKYNDTENLYEQPFHLEFDTCQELLSLFFLKQYHNFMFVFRDYFIRDFELGGGPYYSQWLLFAICSIGAMISPDDDLKNLSNTLANIAEKWVLDEGLNSPDITTLQTLLVLGIREIGRGLTFKGWLFSGMAFRLVYDMGLHLDPDHWDHSEESRIDREVRRRCFWGCFTLDKLISLCYGRPPGLYLKQTDVRNTTQLPYISELDEPFEIFNKKSELFAAVSAGEDRRGLVQFWLNQVELCKIIHRMLTEVFEDRTSSVLEASINNIHTELQKWIADIPMELQWNTRSQKETSSTVLLLHMLYHSVIIILNRPSDDNYLKLDNTERYTFEICWKSAKTIVQLLKIYFKKYDADCLPMTFIHIATSAARIILVKLNENIPEDGDVCNIYLEIITNALDVCANVWPLASQASRAILNAYKSCATSPKENNEDSLPLQRSPSLDDVSRFDSLDYIFSPNVKY, encoded by the exons atgcaAATGAAACCCCGACAAGATAAAAAGAATCAGGAAATCTTTAGAATATC TTGCCAGAGATGTCGTCAAAGAAAA ATCAAATGTGATCGTCTGCATCCTTGCTTTCAATGCGTGAAAAGTAATTCGCAATGCTTTTATCCAGAGGATCCGATAAGAAG ACGCGCCCCTAAGGAGTACGTTGAAGCATTGGAACGACAAATTGCATTTTTCGAAGCATTTGTTAAAAAGCTTGCAAAAGTTGGAAGCGATGAGCAGTCTCTTATGATACAGGATATGAATAACAAAATTGTCAATGAAGGAAACGAATATGACCAAACACCCGATATTAGTGCTCGCAAACGTCGAAAACATTTTCGTATGCTTCCACAAAACAATTTTcgatattttcaattttacgGAACAACGAATGTGATATCTGCTTCGAATTTAACTACTACAAGTGAAATACCGACATTTAAATTTCCAATCTTCtcgaaaagaaaatataatgacACCGAAAATCTTTATGAGCAACCTTTTCATTTGGAATTTGATACCTGTCAAGAGCTATTAtcacttttctttttaaagcaatatCATAATTTCATGTTTGTATTTAGAGATTATTTCATTCGAGATTTTGAACTTGGAGGAGGACCTTACTATTCACAGTGGTTGCTTTTTGCTATTTGTTCCATTGGAGCTATGATTAGTCCAGAcgatgatttaaaaaatctttccAATACATTGGCAAATATAGCTGAAAAATGGGTACTTGATGAAGGATTGAATTCACCTGATATTACAACTCTTCAGACCTTGCTGGTTTTGGGTATACGGGAAATAGGACGTGGATTGACTTTTAAGGGTTGGCTCTTTTCTGGAATGGCATTTAGGCTCGTGTATGATATGGGTCTTCATTTGGATCCTGATCATTGGGATCATTCTGAAGAATCTAGAATTGACCGCGAAGTTAGACGCCGCTGCTTTTGGGGTTGTTTTACTTTGGATAAACTAATAAGCCTTTGCTATGGTAGACCACCTGGATTGTATCTCAAACAGACAGATGTGAGGAATACCACGCAACTTCCGTATATATCAGAGCTTGATGAgccttttgaaattttcaacaagAAGAGTGAATTATTCGCAGCCGTTTCTGCAGGAGAAGATCGACGGGGCTTGGTACAGTTTTGGTTAAATCAAGTTGAACTTTGTAAAATTATCCATCGAATGCTTACCGAGGTATTCGAGGATCGAACATCTTCTGTCCTTGAGGCTTCGATTAATAATATCCACACTGAGCTTCAAAAGTGGATTGCTGATATCCCAATGGAACTTCAGTGGAACACTCGATCTCAAAAGGAGACAAGTTCAACTGTATTACTACTTCATATGCTTTACCATAGTGTTATCATTATTTTAAACAGGCCTAGTGATGACAATTACTTAAAACTGGATAACACGGAGCGttatacttttgaaatatgTTGGAAATCGGCAAAAACCATAGTCCAGCTATTAAagatttatttcaaaaaatacgATGCTGATTGTTTGCCGATGACTTTTATCCATATTGCTACCAGTGCCGCAAGAATAATCCTCGTAAAATTAAACGAAAACATACCCGAGGATGGTGATGTTTGTAACATATACCTTGAAATAATTACAAATGCGCTTGATGTCTGTGCAAACGTTTGGCCTTTAGCATCACAAGCAAGTCGGGCTATTTTAAACGCCTACAAATCGTGTGCTACTTCGcccaaagaaaataatgaagatAGTTTACCGCTGCAAAGATCACCTTCACTGGACGATGTTTCCAGATTTGATAGTTTGGATTACATATTTTCTCCCaatgtaaaatattaa
- the dea2 gene encoding adenine deaminase Dea2, giving the protein MSNLPIYNFIRKLPKCEHHVHLEGCLSPDLVFRLAKKNGITLPSDDAAYTTPSTLLASYEHFGCLDDFLRYYYIAVSVLIEASDFEALAYEYFSIAHSQGVHHAEVFFDPQTHTSRGISYDVVVSGFSAACERANRDFGMSTNLIMCFLRHLPSEAAHETFAEALKRNDFENGIVAGVGLDSSEVDFPPELFQEVYKLAAEKGIRRTGHAGEEGDPSYIRSGLDNLSLQRIDHGIRLVEDKELMKRVAEENIMLTMCPLSNLKLRCVNSIAELPVREFLEAGVPFSINCDDPAYFGGYTLENYFAIQKHFNLTVKEWVFIANAAINGSWISGKRKEELLSSVQKCVKEYTAEIQQPKTLETAVEVQA; this is encoded by the coding sequence ATGAGCAATCTACctatttacaatttcatTAGAAAGCTGCCAAAATGCGAGCATCATGTGCATTTAGAAGGTTGTCTTTCTCCAGATTTGGTATTTCGTTTAGCTAAGAAAAACGGGATAACTCTTCCTAGTGATGATGCTGCGTACACGACTCCGAGTACTTTGTTAGCCAGCTATGAGCATTTTGGATGCTTAGATGACTTCTTACGCTATTATTACATTGCTGTGTCTGTGTTGATTGAGGCCTCTGATTTTGAAGCACTCGCCtatgaatatttttctatCGCTCATTCACAAGGAGTTCATCATGCTGAGGTCTTTTTCGATCCCCAAACACATACGAGCCGAGGGATTTCTTACGATGTTGTAGTTAGTGGATTTTCAGCAGCTTGTGAGCGCGCAAATAGAGACTTTGGAATGTCTACTAATCTTATTATGTGCTTTCTGCGTCACTTGCCTTCTGAAGCAGCCCATGAAACTTTTGCGGAGGCCCTTAAAAGAAACGACTTTGAGAATGGAATTGTTGCAGGTGTAGGTTTAGATTCTTCTGAGGTTGATTTTCCACCAGAACTGTTTCAGGAAGTTTATAAATTAGCAGCCGAAAAAGGAATCCGCAGAACAGGACACGCAGGTGAAGAAGGTGATCCATCTTATATTCGTTCTGGACTTGATAATCTTAGTTTACAAAGGATTGATCATGGTATCCGTTTAGTAGAAGACAAAGAGTTAATGAAGCGAGTTGCAGAAGAAAATATCATGCTCACCATGTGCCCTCTTTCCAACTTAAAACTTCGTTGTGTCAATTCTATTGCCGAGTTACCTGTACGGGAATTTTTGGAAGCGGGCGTTCCATTTTCTATTAACTGCGATGATCCAGCTTATTTTGGCGGTTACACCTTGGAGAACTATTTTGCTATccaaaaacattttaacTTAACAGTTAAGGAATGGGTTTTTATTGCTAATGCTGCTATCAACGGCAGTTGGATATCGggcaaaagaaaagaagaattacTTTCTTCTGTTCAAAAATGTGTTAAGGAGTATACTGCTGAAATTCAACAACCCAAAACCCTTGAAACAGCTGTGGAAGTTCAAGCTTAA
- the pcl1 gene encoding Fe(2+) transporter Pcl1, whose amino-acid sequence MWSIFEARPKEAHSVNKIGWLRASVLGANDGILSLSGLLVGVVAANADIKVILITGVAGLMSGALSMAVGEYVSVSSQADLEDADLQLERREMDADWDAEVDELAAIYRGRGLDEELSRTVAVQLMEYNALEAHARDELGINIHTTAKPTLAALSSAASFSVGGIFPLLTSLITPLEYLSLVLPIATMFFLGMLGFVGAHIGGAKRVRAILRAVVLGLLAMAATALVGRLLEIHALSLQYAI is encoded by the coding sequence ATGTGGAGTATATTCGAAGCTCGTCCTAAAGAAGCCCATTCAGTGAATAAAATTGGATGGCTACGCGCATCAGTGCTAGGTGCCAATGATGGAATTTTGTCACTTTCGGGTTTATTAGTAGGTGTTGTTGCAGCTAATGCTGATATAAAAGTTATTCTCATTACTGGCGTCGCCGGTTTAATGTCTGGTGCTCTATCAATGGCGGTAGGAGAATATGTATCTGTGAGTTCACAGGCAGATTTAGAGGATGCCGATTTGCAACTTGAACGAAGAGAGATGGACGCTGATTGGGATGCAGAAGTGGATGAGTTAGCCGCTATTTATAGAGGGCGAGGGTTAGATGAAGAGCTATCACGTACTGTTGCCGTTCAATTGATGGAATATAATGCTCTGGAAGCCCATGCTAGAGATGAGTTGGGCATAAATATTCACACAACAGCGAAACCTACTTTGGCAGCACTATCTTCAGCAGCTTCCTTCTCAGTTGGTGGTATATTTCCTCTTTTGACATCTCTTATTACTCCTTTAGAATATCTATCGCTTGTTCTTCCAATTGCTacaatgttttttcttGGTATGTTAGGGTTTGTGGGTGCTCACATTGGAGGTGCCAAAAGAGTGCGTGCAATACTGCGAGCTGTGGTCTTGGGTCTGTTAGCTATGGCAGCCACGGCACTCGTTGGCAGGCTACTTGAGATTCATGCTTTATCCTTGCAGTACGCAATATAG
- the icl1 gene encoding isocitrate lyase, translating into MTTDMDLEQLEYEKEVEEIEKWWATPKQSQIKRPYTASTVAVLSEVTKAYYPSSQQALKLYDLLREHRNKGTATLTYGVVDPVLASQASKAGLETIFVSGCLCGLSSVDEPGMDHADYPWDTVPKAVDRIFRSQNWHARRQKQFHLMKPAEERKQLPKYDYLLPIIADGDMGFGSVTSTMKMTKRFVESGVAMIHLDDLAIGLKRFTVGQGRTVVPTSEYLRRLTAVRLQFDIMKAETMLLCRCDTDHAEFITSVVDPRDHAYVLGATTKIESLIKALKDAESTGVSMKKARENWIERAKLMTFDEAVKSTATPKEYENYISAISKKPFHSISERQELAEKYLSNEVFFDWELPRSSDGQYFFKPTVQTVIERAIAAAPLGEMTWARMDYPKWQDIKAFHEGVRAVYPDRMFAFGFTGNYDFKAAGFSEEQLRNLTSDMAKLGVCWQVQPYFTCQVLNKASVDYSNIWKKDGIFGYVKTVQEPALKEDVDGFENEWCGTYFADKLLSAAGSSDKTIPY; encoded by the coding sequence ATGACAACAGACATGGATTTAGAGCAACTTGAGTACGAGAAAGAAGTAGAGGAGATTGAGAAATGGTGGGCAACCCCAAAGCAATCCCAAATTAAGAGACCGTACACTGCATCAACAGTAGCAGTATTGAGTGAAGTGACTAAAGCATATTACCCTTCTTCACAACAGGCATTAAAGCTGTATGATTTGCTACGTGAGCATCGAAATAAAGGTACAGCTACCTTGACATACGGCGTTGTTGACCCGGTACTTGCTTCTCAGGCATCAAAAGCAGGATTAGAAACAATTTTCGTTTCTGGGTGTCTTTGTGGACTATCTAGTGTGGATGAGCCTGGCATGGATCATGCCGATTATCCATGGGACACCGTACCTAAAGCTGTTGACAGGATCTTTCGAAGCCAAAACTGGCATGCAAGACGGCAAAAGCAATTTCACCTTATGAAGCCTGCAGAGGAGAGAAAGCAGTTGCCAAAATATGATTATCTATTACCCATTATCGCTGATGGAGATATGGGATTTGGCAGTGTAACATCCACTATGAAAATGACAAAGAGATTTGTAGAGAGTGGTGTTGCTATGATTCACTTAGATGATTTGGCTATAGGTCTTAAACGCTTCACGGTGGGTCAGGGAAGAACTGTAGTCCCTACTTCAGAATATCTTCGTCGACTTACTGCGGTCAGACTTCAATTTGATATTATGAAAGCAGAAACTATGCTATTGTGTCGTTGTGATACTGACCACGCTGAGTTCATTACTTCAGTCGTAGATCCCCGCGACCATGCCTATGTCTTGGGAGCGACCACTAAGATAGAATCATTAATTAAAGCACTAAAGGATGCAGAAAGTACCGGTGTAAGCATGAAGAAAGCAAGGGAGAACTGGATTGAGCGAGCGAAATTGATGACTTTTGATGAAGCCGTTAAGTCCACAGCTACCCCTAAAGAATATGAGAATTATATATCTGCCATTTCGAAGAAACCATTCCATAGCATTTCAGAAAGACAAGAATTGGCAGAAAAGTACCTTTCCAATGAGGTATTCTTTGACTGGGAGCTCCCAAGAAGCTCAGACGGTCAGTATTTTTTCAAGCCAACTGTCCAAACGGTTATTGAACGAGCAATTGCTGCAGCACCATTAGGAGAAATGACTTGGGCAAGAATGGACTATCCAAAATGGCAGGACATTAAAGCTTTTCATGAAGGTGTGCGTGCTGTATATCCGGACCGTATGTTTGCTTTTGGTTTTACAGGCAATTACGATTTTAAGGCCGCTGGCTTTTCTGAAGAACAACTTCGTAATCTTACTAGCGACATGGCGAAATTAGGAGTTTGCTGGCAAGTCCAGCCCTACTTTACTTGCCAGGtattaaataaagcatCAGTTGATTACAGTAATATTTGGAAGAAAGATGGAATTTTTGGTTACGTTAAAACAGTTCAGGAACCAGCACTTAAAGAAGATGTGGATGGTTTTGAGAACGAATGGTGCGGAACTTACTTTGCCGATAAACTGTTGAGCGCAGCTGGCTCCAGCGACAAGACAATTCCATACTAG
- the fmd2 gene encoding glutathione-dependent formaldehyde dehydrogenase, with translation MEYLTNLKTNIMDKQLGHREVSEGSTQPKPDPSGATMKACVWDGPLNVKIAEVPKPTITHPKDVIVKTTACTICSGSDSHIFSGEMPGIEKGAILGHESCGIVAEKGDEVNNLEIGDRVVIAFDLACGQCSFCKRHEYAACDTTNDSKLMDVNYGSHHSAIFGYTKLLGDVPGCQAEYIRVPFAEINCCKLPDDIPDSEGLFMSDVLCTSLHACTLGEVKKGDTVAIWGMGPIGLYAGRWAQILGASKVIGIEVVPERIELARQKFGFTVIDRNEVSDVPKKIMELVSNGVDCAIEASGFRFSTSILHKVERAVGLETDSPDMITECLNAVRKYGHVSIIADYVGTSNQFPIGHVVMKHLTIRSGQCPCQNYFGYVIDNIRSGKIDPRWMVTNKIKFDDLPDAYNKLFYKEDGYVKVYCDMTE, from the coding sequence ATGGAATATCTAAccaatttgaaaacaaatattatGGACAAACAACTTGGACACCGAGAGGTGTCTGAGGGAAGTACTCAGCCAAAGCCCGATCCATCTGGAGCCACGATGAAGGCTTGTGTTTGGGATGGTCCTTTAAATGTGAAGATTGCGGAAGTTCCCAAACCAACCATCACCCATCCTAAAGATGTGATTGTAAAAACTACCGCATGCACCATATGCTCTGGATCGGACTCGCACATTTTCTCAGGAGAAATGCCTGGTATCGAAAAAGGAGCTATATTGGGCCATGAATCATGTGGGATTGTTGCTGAGAAGGGAGATGAAGTAAATAATCTAGAGATTGGAGATCGAGTTGTTATAGCCTTTGATCTGGCTTGTGGCCAATGCAGTTTCTGTAAACGTCACGAATATGCTGCATGTGACACGACCAATGATTCCAAGTTAATGGATGTTAACTATGGAAGCCATCATTCTGCTATTTTTGGTTACACTAAACTACTTGGAGACGTGCCTGGCTGTCAAGCTGAGTATATTCGTGTGCCATTTGCAGAAATTAACTGCTGTAAGCTTCCTGATGATATCCCCGATAGTGAAGGGCTTTTCATGTCGGACGTTTTATGTACATCCCTCCATGCATGCACGTTGGGAGAAGTAAAAAAGGGTGATACCGTAGCAATTTGGGGTATGGGTCCCATAGGTCTTTATGCAGGTCGTTGGGCTCAAATTCTTGGTGCTAGTAAAGTGATCGGAATTGAGGTTGTTCCTGAAAGAATTGAGTTAGCTCGCCAGAAGTTTGGTTTTACAGTCATTGATCGAAACGAGGTTAGTGATGTCccaaagaaaattatgGAATTGGTTTCTAATGGAGTTGACTGTGCCATTGAAGCTTCCGGTTTCCGGTTTTCTACTAGTATTTTGCATAAAGTTGAGCGTGCTGTCGGCCTTGAGACAGATTCACCAGACATGATTACTGAGTGTTTAAATGCTGTTCGAAAATACGGCCACGTTTCTATTATTGCTGACTATGTTGGGACGAGTAATCAGTTTCCAATTGGCCATGTCGTGATGAAGCACTTGACTATCCGATCAGGTCAATGTCCTTgccaaaattattttggaTATGTTATTGACAACATACGCTCCGGAAAGATCGATCCCAGATGGATGGTAACAAACAAGATCAAATTTGACGATTTACCTGATGCCTAcaacaaacttttttataaagaagATGGTTATGTGAAGGTATATTGTGATATGACGGAATGA
- a CDS encoding nicotinic acid plasma membrane transporter — MSTMEEEKVISKSTSVDISEGTFDDITIEKKEEAKLVRKLDWYLMPMFSVLYFLSFLDRANIGNAAVVGLKEDLKLQAYQYSAAVSVFYATYITAETPSVLLVKKFGPHYYLSAMIIGWSLVTIFTCFVRHYWSLVLTRLLLGICEGGFFPCLSLYISMTYKREEQGKRLAYLYVCSCFSGAFGGLIATGLTKIPKSSGLPNWGWLYIIEGLISAISALWILFCLPDDPSTARFLNPREKELMKIRAEQRQKYMGSPNFDWTQFRKAFKDPKMYMSCVIQFCQDLVLYGISTFLPSILKLELGYSSLAAQYMSVPVYALGGISVYVICLLSDRTNIRGWFIIGMNFFGLAGFIILLATTNSAANYVATYLIALPLYPTVALNITWINNNMAPHYRRATALGCNQTIGNLAGVIAGQVYRSSPYKLGHGFALGCTVVGTLTATAMRFYLQRQNKIKQEILNGERVDEKKERDGCDALDFVYVL; from the coding sequence atgtCGACTATGGAAGAAGAGAAAGTAATATCAAAATCAACTAGCGTTGACATCTCCGAGGGTACCTTTGATGACATTACCATCGAAAAGAAGGAGGAAGCCAAACTTGTCAGAAAGTTGGATTGGTATCTGATGCCTATGTTTTCTGttctatattttctttcgtTCTTGGATAGAGCTAATATTGGTAATGCTGCTGTTGTTGGTCTCAAGGAAGATTTAAAGTTACAAGCGTATCAGTACAGTGCTGCGGTATCAGTATTTTACGCAACTTACATTACTGCTGAAACTCCTTCAGTATTGCtggttaaaaaattcgGTCCCCATTATTACTTATCAGCAATGATCATAGGATGGTCATTAGTCACTATATTTACTTGTTTTGTGAGACACTACTGGTCTTTGGTATTGACACGTCTTCTACTTGGTATCTGTGAAGGAGGCTTCTTCCCATGTCTCAGTTTATACATTTCTATGACGTATAAAAGAGAAGAGCAAGGTAAGCGTTTGGCATATTTGTATGTGTGTTCTTGCTTTTCTGGTGCATTTGGTGGTTTAATTGCTACTGGTTTAACCAAGATTCCAAAATCATCCGGACTTCCAAACTGGGGTTGGTTGTACATCATTGAAGGACTTATTTCTGCTATCTCTGCTCTATGGATATTGTTCTGTTTACCAGATGATCCATCGACTGCACGGTTCCTGAATCCAAGAGAAAAGgaattgatgaaaattaGAGCTGAACAAAGACAAAAGTACATGGGTAGCCCGAACTTCGATTGGACACAATTCCGAAAGGCTTTCAAAGATCCTAAGATGTATATGAGCTGTGTTATCCAATTTTGTCAAGATCTTGTTCTTTATGGTATTAGTACATTTTTACCTTCAATCCTTAAATTGGAACTGGGATACAGTTCATTGGCAGCACAATATATGAGCGTACCAGTTTACGCACTAGGAGGTATTTCTGTTTACGTTATTTGTCTTCTTAGTGATAGAACGAATATCAGAGGTTGGTTCATTATAGGAATGAATTTCTTCGGATTAGCTGGTTTTATCATTTTGCTAGCCACGACTAATTCAGCAGCAAATTATGTTGCTACGTATCTGATTGCACTTCCCTTATACCCCACTGTTGCCTTAAACATTACTTGGATTAACAACAATATGGCGCCACATTATCGCCGAGCAACTGCACTTGGATGCAACCAAACTATTGGTAACTTGGCTGGTGTAATTGCTGGTCAGGTTTATAGATCATCCCCTTATAAACTGGGCCATGGGTTTGCCTTGGGATGCACAGTTGTAGGTACTCTTACCGCAACCGCCATGAGGTTCTATTTGCAACGTCAAAACAAGATTAAGCAGGAGATTTTAAATGGTGAACGAGTAGACGAGAAGAAAGAGAGAGACGGCTGTGATGCCTTagattttgtttatgttttATAG